One window of the Candidatus Bathyarchaeum sp. genome contains the following:
- a CDS encoding 30S ribosomal protein S19 — protein sequence MPKKIFMYRGHSIEELQRMSMDEFIKLLPSRQRRSLQRGLSQTQRTLLENIRVAKLNQKGDAKASVKTHARDMIVLPEMVGATLLIHNGKEFIPVDITPEMMGCYLGEFAITNKPVRHGQPGIGASRSSMYVPLK from the coding sequence ATGCCGAAGAAAATATTCATGTATCGCGGTCATTCAATAGAGGAACTGCAACGCATGTCCATGGACGAATTCATAAAGTTGCTTCCTTCCCGGCAACGCCGAAGTCTGCAACGTGGGCTTAGTCAAACACAAAGGACGCTTCTAGAAAACATCCGAGTTGCCAAACTTAATCAAAAAGGTGACGCAAAAGCGTCTGTTAAAACTCACGCTCGTGACATGATAGTGCTCCCTGAAATGGTGGGTGCTACCTTGTTGATTCACAACGGAAAAGAATTCATACCCGTTGACATCACCCCCGAAATGATGGGATGTTACCTAGGCGAATTTGCCATAACCAACAAACCTGTGCGACACGGTCAACCAGGTATCGGTGCGTCCCGGTCATCAATGTATGTGCCGCTCAAGTAA
- a CDS encoding radical SAM protein, whose product MLLTAFDPWKSPMCTCPPKLTFNPYTGCDHGCLYCYASSYIPHFHECRPKKNLLTRLNREAAMLDGQLVSMSNSSDPYPRLEQKLGLTRKCLQILANNNCKLQIITKSDLVTRDIDILQTIPCVVSVTILTLDDSLCKKLEPGAPVSSKRLSAIKKLVDRNISTTVRIDPIIPFLNDDLSSIAKAVAELDVSHVTCSTYKVKPDNWKRFSAVFPDVTKKLKPHYFSNGERISGSTYLPEPFRFSLMKQAKDLVERQGLKFGCCRENFNLNSEVCDGSWVVSDPPKPKSKQVFF is encoded by the coding sequence ATGTTGCTAACTGCCTTTGACCCCTGGAAATCTCCAATGTGCACGTGTCCACCTAAATTAACTTTTAATCCTTACACTGGATGTGATCATGGCTGTTTGTATTGTTATGCATCTTCGTATATCCCGCATTTTCATGAATGTCGACCAAAAAAGAACTTATTAACCCGACTAAACCGAGAAGCCGCCATGCTCGATGGACAGTTGGTTTCTATGTCTAACTCTTCTGATCCTTACCCTCGGCTTGAACAAAAACTTGGTTTGACCCGTAAATGTCTACAAATATTGGCCAACAACAATTGCAAGCTTCAGATAATCACAAAATCTGACCTTGTAACGCGAGACATCGACATTCTACAAACAATTCCTTGTGTGGTTTCTGTAACTATTTTAACTTTGGATGATTCACTTTGTAAAAAGCTTGAACCTGGGGCTCCGGTCTCATCAAAGCGATTATCTGCAATAAAAAAACTTGTTGACCGTAACATTTCAACTACCGTTAGGATCGATCCAATTATCCCCTTTCTTAATGACGATTTAAGTTCAATTGCAAAAGCAGTTGCAGAATTAGATGTTTCCCACGTTACGTGTTCAACTTATAAGGTTAAACCTGACAATTGGAAACGTTTTAGTGCAGTTTTTCCTGATGTGACAAAAAAACTAAAACCGCATTATTTCAGTAATGGCGAGCGAATTTCGGGTTCAACCTATTTGCCTGAACCTTTTCGTTTCAGTTTGATGAAACAAGCAAAAGATTTGGTGGAGAGACAAGGTTTGAAGTTTGGCTGTTGTCGAGAAAACTTTAACTTAAATTCTGAGGTTTGTGATGGTTCGTGGGTTGTTTCTGATCCCCCAAAACCGAAAAGCAAACAGGTGTTTTTTTAG
- a CDS encoding DUF1512 domain-containing protein → MDFDTNILSYIFNIVYLVFIFGFSFFSQKLQVNIALGKISKSLNKLEKMRDKAKEEAISAINKLGKPEIDPKSRLDSLLQFFSISPNKMDPKGIVQRLEHLVNSADNRFKDEIKLLAPSADEKQLQNLGNLVETAHGLNSLYRTVRHHYLTGKKGGSIYTMTQIQMELPMIMEEAEAYFSFIDAFKNENPIGDGIGPLVASTLIADTPVHSVAEETIAAEITLDDRKIIVTRAQGPGGTCGKAGDAVSKLVEEQKEQFSMIVMVDAGLKLEGETSGTVMEGVGAAIGGVGIEQFKIEEIATKHKIPLFAIVVRQSLKEALAPMTDAVRGSVDEVIKRIKRLISERTKVGDKIMIVGVGNTIGVA, encoded by the coding sequence ATGGATTTCGATACTAACATTTTGAGTTACATTTTCAACATTGTTTACTTGGTGTTCATTTTTGGTTTTTCATTTTTCTCTCAAAAACTACAAGTAAACATCGCCCTTGGCAAAATATCCAAATCATTAAATAAGCTAGAAAAAATGCGCGACAAAGCCAAAGAAGAAGCCATTTCCGCAATTAACAAGCTAGGAAAACCTGAGATTGACCCAAAGTCGAGGTTAGACTCCCTGCTTCAGTTCTTTTCGATCTCTCCAAATAAAATGGACCCAAAAGGAATAGTCCAAAGACTAGAACATCTAGTTAATTCTGCTGATAACCGGTTTAAAGACGAAATCAAGTTGTTAGCTCCTTCTGCAGACGAAAAACAGTTACAGAACTTGGGAAACCTTGTAGAAACTGCCCATGGTTTGAATTCCTTGTATCGAACCGTCCGTCACCACTATCTAACAGGAAAAAAGGGCGGAAGCATCTATACTATGACCCAAATCCAAATGGAGCTGCCCATGATAATGGAAGAAGCCGAAGCCTACTTCTCCTTTATTGATGCTTTCAAAAATGAAAACCCCATTGGCGATGGAATCGGTCCTTTGGTTGCTTCTACATTAATTGCTGATACCCCTGTTCATTCTGTTGCAGAAGAAACCATAGCAGCAGAGATAACCTTGGATGACCGAAAAATAATTGTTACCCGTGCTCAAGGACCTGGAGGAACTTGTGGAAAAGCAGGAGACGCCGTAAGCAAGCTTGTCGAAGAACAAAAAGAACAGTTTTCAATGATTGTTATGGTTGACGCTGGACTTAAACTGGAAGGCGAAACATCTGGCACAGTTATGGAAGGCGTCGGAGCTGCCATTGGCGGAGTAGGGATTGAGCAATTCAAAATTGAAGAAATTGCAACTAAACACAAGATTCCATTGTTTGCTATTGTTGTTCGTCAATCTTTGAAAGAGGCTTTGGCTCCAATGACTGATGCTGTAAGAGGTTCTGTTGATGAAGTAATTAAACGAATCAAGCGCCTTATCAGCGAACGAACAAAAGTAGGCGACAAAATAATGATCGTTGGTGTAGGCAACACCATTGGTGTAGCCTAA